The genomic window CGCTCGGAACTATGACCCTTTTAAATGGAGTAAACATTGTTCTCACCAAAGGATATACTCTAACCGGTTTCCCTAAGTCTCTGATAACCATAGGAAATGGCTTATTCCTTGGAATCCCAATACCATTTTATATATTTGTTATTTTCACTTTTATTTTATACATTATTTTGGATAAAACGACTTTTGGTTACAGTCTGTATATGTTAGGTTCCAACTATACAGCAGCTAAATTTTCAAATATTGATACCAAATCCATTATTTTGAAAGGATTCTTACTCTCGTCTCTTTTTTCAGCAATTACTGCCTTCATCATGATCGGACAGCTTAATTCAGTTAAAGCCAACTATGCCGAATCCTATCTCTTAGTTGCTATCCTTGCTTGCTTTTTAGGTGGTGTAGACCCTTCTGGAGGAGTTGGGAAGGTTTCTGGCATGGTCGTTTCGGTGGTTATTCTGCAAGTTATTTCCAGTGGAGTCAATTTGTTACGTATGGATCCTTTTTTCATTAGAGCTATGTGGGGTTTTATCATTATTGCTGTTCTTGCCATAAATTACTTTAATGAAAAAGCCAAATCTCGAATTAAAGTTATTTCTAATCATTAATTGGTTCAACAGTTGAAGATAATAAATAAATCAACATAATGATTCATATCTCAATGAATGGGAGGTAGTAAAACCATGAAAGACGGTGATGTCATCCAAGTTGCTCATGTAGTAAATGATCTTGATGCTGCGATGAAATACTTCTGGGAAACTTTTCATATTGGGCCTTGGGATATTTACACCTTTGGGCCTCCAGACGTCCGAGATTCTATGGTAAGAGGGAAACCTTCTGACCATAAATATCTCCTCGCGGTTACCTGGGCTGGAAGCATTCAAATTGAACTCATGCAGCCATTAACTGGTCGAAGCGTCTACGACGAGTTTTTGGAGAAAAAAGGCGAAGGCTTGCACCATATAAAATTATATTATGAGGATTGCCAAAAAGCCCTTGAAGAGTTTAAGAAAAAGGGTGTTGAAGTCATTCAAAGTGGAAAATTCGATGAGGATGAATTTTATTATCTTGATACCGAAGCTTCCTTAGGAACAATTTACGAAATTGGAAACAATGGAAAAATTCGCGAGCCAGAAAGAAGGTATCCTGAGATTTAAAAGAGGAACGAATAGGTCAAGGGGAAAGAAAACTAAAGATTTTTTTTTAAATTGCATTTTGCTTATCAACTAAGGATTTTAGTAAAATTACCTCTTAGCTAATGGCTTAAACCAAGGTTTTTATTTATCAACCCCGATTTGACATTTTAGAAGGATAAAGGTAGGATAATATCACCACGGATTCTGAGGAATCGGAAAACCGGAGGATTGGAAAAAAGAACCTCCCTTGCGAAAGTGAGTGTTCGAAACCTCTCTACCAGGAGAGAAGGAAGTCCAGTCCTGAAACACTGAGGGTGTTGAGTGGCCATATAATTTCCTTGGTGAGATGAAGGTAGGAAGGTTCGTTAGATTCCGTGGTTTTTTTATTCTCTCCTTGACCTCCTTTGTTAACCCAATTCCATATTTTCCGTATTTAAATATATAAGCAGTTTGGTTAAATTAAAAGGAGGGAAAGGTCTTGAGTTTAAAATTTTATCATTTCCTAAAAATTTTAATATTAATTGTTTTGGTCGTTTCCCTTGTTGGCTTCGCATTTCTCATGAATAGCTGTACTCCAGAAGTATGTACAACCTGGTCCCAATTTTGCGTTGCTACTTTAATCGGCGCACCATCCTCAAACGAGATTAACGAATGTCCATCAGAAGTCCTTATCTGTCCTGGTGAAACAGCCGTTCTCTATTGGAATGTCTCAAGTGACGTAACCTCAATAAAAATTACCTCTGAATTCGGAACTACTTATGGACCTTTTACTGCTACATCTGGTTCTCAATACGTAAGTCCCCTGGTCACTACCCGTTATACCCTTACTGCTGAAGGAAAATGTAAATCGGAAAATACCGTTACAGTTCATGTTGTCGCTGGTGGAGAAACCCAAACCTTATTAGCCAAGGGAAGCCCGGAAACCGGTGTATGGGTTGTTGATATATCGCCGGTTACAACCAGTACAAGTATAATTGTTAGTCTTATCAAGACGCTCCCCTGCACTGATGGTAGTTTTTGGAATAAATGGGGTTTGAAAAAAACCGACCTTGATTCTACTGTCACCTTTTTAGATGTTACTGACGTTGATACTTCAGCTAATGATATTCCTTTAGTTGGGTCATGGGAATTTACTCCCAAAGATGCCTCCTATCAAAAAGATACCGCTTGTTTTTTAGTAACGATTAAATGTACCGAAGTCTATCCAACTCCAACACCTAGCCCTTTTCCGCCCTATAGTCCCCCACCACCCACCCATCAATAATTTTTTCTGGAAGTTTGAACAAGAGATGATGTATACTCAAATTGAGTTGAAAAACATCATCTCTTGTTCATAATATAAATAACTTTCTCCTTCTTTTTTTATAAAATTACTGTTAGGCTGATAACTAAAACCAATGGATTTCAAATTTATCTTATTTCAGTCAAAAACAGTTCTGTAAATCTTAAGTTAATCAGATATTTATATTTATTGAACTCCATAAGAAAGGACAACCAACATGTCAAATCAACTAAAAAATATTCTTATCTGGGGAGCGGGAAAGATTGGTCGTGGGTTTATCGCAGATTTGTTTAATAAAGCAGAATACAACTTAGTCTTTGTCGATTCTAATCGGGAACTGATCCATCAATTAAACACCCAACAACAATACACCATCATCAACCTTCCCAGCTTAGATGAAAAAGAAGAAGTCATCATTAAAGATTTTCAAGCCTTTCATACCGATGAAAAAGACCAAATTTTTCAAAAACTGAAAGAATGTTCGATTTTATCCCTGGTTGTCTTCCCATCAGCTTTTGAACAGGTTGCCAAAGATATCTCTGCAATTATCGAAAGACGATCTCGCGAAAAAATTGATCGTTCTCTTGATATTCTCATGAGCACCAATATCTGCCAGCCTTCAGAACAATTTAAACATTATCTTTTTAAAGAGCTTTCCGATGCCGGAAAGGATTATTTCAATCGATACATTGGGTTGGTAGATACCTTAATTATCCGAATGGGAATTGAGCCCACTCCAGAAATGAGAGAAAAAGATCCAATGATTATTCTCACCAATGGCTACCCAGAGCTTACCCTGGATCGACCAGCCTTTAAGGGTGAACCGCCTCAGTTCAAAGGCTTATTATATACCACTAATATGGCACATGAAGAAAAAAGAAAAATGTATACCTATAATACCATTCACGCTGTGTATGCCTACCTGGGGAAGCAAAGGGGATATCAATACATTATTGAATCTATACAGGATGAGGAAATCCAACAAATGGCAGTCGAAGGACTCAAGGAATCAAGCCGAGCGCTACAAAAAGAGTTTGGCTATTCTGATGAGGAAATGAAGGAATGGAATAACCGAGTTCTAAAAAATATGGCCAATCCTATCTTAAAAGATAAAATTGATCGGGTAGGAGCCGATCCTATTCGAAAGCTAAAAAAAGAAGATCGGCTTATCGGACCCGCGTTGATGTGCATTAGAAATGGTATCTTGCCATATTTCTTAGCAAAAACTGCCGCAGCGGCATTATTATTTACCGTTGAAGACGATCCAGCCACAACTATTATCCAAAAGTTTTTGAGAAGTCACCCAATAAAAGAAGCCGTTCGAGAATTTTGTCAGCTTGACCGGGAAGTTGAACTCATTCAGCTGATTGCTGAACAGTATCAAAAATTCCTCAATAAAATATCTCTTAAGGAAGATTTTTATAAGATTAAAAAATTAAAAGATTGTTATGAAATTGGCTTTGAATACGAAAAAAATTATCGTGGGTGCGCTCAATGCCTCATCTCAACCATCTTTAAATTTACCGGGAAAAACAATAACTCCCTTTTTCAATCTGCAAGTGGGCTTTCGGGTGGAATGGCGCTTTGTGGAGATGGAGCCTGTGGTGGCTATTCGGGAGGTATAATGATTATGGGAAGTTTTATTGGAAGACGCTTTGAGATGTTAGAAGTTAATGGAGATAAAGAGGCACAATCCCAAGCCTACCAAATGGCGCAAAGACTTCATGATAAATTTATTGAAACCTATGGAAGTGTGATTTGTGCTGACATCCACAAACAAATCTTCGGAAAATCCTTTTGTTTAAGATCAAAAGAAGTTCGAAAAGAGTTCGAAGAAGCTGGAGCTCATCTTGATAAATGTACCACGGTAGTAGCTATGGCTGCCTCCTGGGTAGCCGACATTCTGAGTGACGAAGGATTTTTATAACTATTTTTAACCAACCTCCATTTACGTACCTTTTATTAATTAAGATATTTAATATTATTACAATAAATAAAAATTCTTTTAATACCTCAAATTGAAAAATTGATATATTTTGAGATTTCGATGTTTTTTTTAAGTTTGTCATGTATATTGGTTATAATGATGAATTTTTTAAATTAGGAGGTGATAGTGGAAAAATTGACTAAAGCAGCATTTTTATAATTTTCTTTAATTATTAAAGGAGGCAGAGAGAATGAAAAAATCATTATTTATACTCTTATTAATCACAATAACCATGGGTTTATTGTTAATACCCGGTATAGTCTCCGCACAGAATAAAGTTATCATAAATGTTCTCACCCAACCCCGACGTGAATGGGAGCTTCTTGAACAATACCTTCCAGAATTTGAAGAAAAAGAAAATATCGATGTTGTTTTTCACTATTTTGCTGAATTAGAAAGAAGATCAAAATCTCGCCTTGATGCGTCAACCAAAGCCGGTCAATATCAAGTGTATTATATCGACGAAGCTAACGTCGCTGAGTTTGCAGTCAACAACTGGTTAATCCCCATTAAAGATTATTACCCTGAGGAATATGATTTCGCTGATTTTTCTGAGCCATTAGTGGCTGTTCTAACTTTTAATGACATTACCTACGGCACTCCAATGACATTTGAAGGAAATGTGATGTTTTATCGGAAAGACCTCTTTGAAAGAGATGGAATTGCTGTTCCACAAACCCTCGACGAATATTTAGAAGTTGTCAAACATTTTCACAATCCTCCTGAGTTATACGGAACCGCCGTCCGAGGACTTCGCGGATCAGGAATGAATGTTTGGAGATTCAGCCCCTATCTCAAGATGTTTGGTGGTCAGTATCTGGATGAAAATGGTGTTCCAGTTTTTAATTCACCCGAAGCCGTTAAAGCGGTTGAGTATTATATTGAGCTCATTAAACACAGCCCCAGTCCTACCCTTTCATGGTCAGACGCCATGGATAACTTTAATGCCGGTAAGGTTGCTATTGTTGAATACGCCAACCTGAAAATGGATTACACTATGGATCCCAAAGGATCAGTCGTATACGACAAAGTAGGCTACTCAAAACCAGCCGCCGGTCCCATGGGTGCCATCTCCAA from Candidatus Atribacteria bacterium ADurb.Bin276 includes these protein-coding regions:
- the rbsC_36 gene encoding Ribose transport system permease protein RbsC codes for the protein MKRNIPNLSLYAILILIVVVMILLNPTRFPTMANFRSMAYQLPLLAFLSLGMMIPILSGGINLGIVATANFTGIITALTLRSFTGGNPTEASGLLVIISMAMGILAAMGAGLLSGFLTGYLRVPDMLATLGTMTLLNGVNIVLTKGYTLTGFPKSLITIGNGLFLGIPIPFYIFVIFTFILYIILDKTTFGYSLYMLGSNYTAAKFSNIDTKSIILKGFLLSSLFSAITAFIMIGQLNSVKANYAESYLLVAILACFLGGVDPSGGVGKVSGMVVSVVILQVISSGVNLLRMDPFFIRAMWGFIIIAVLAINYFNEKAKSRIKVISNH
- the mtlD_3 gene encoding Mannitol-1-phosphate 5-dehydrogenase, encoding MSNQLKNILIWGAGKIGRGFIADLFNKAEYNLVFVDSNRELIHQLNTQQQYTIINLPSLDEKEEVIIKDFQAFHTDEKDQIFQKLKECSILSLVVFPSAFEQVAKDISAIIERRSREKIDRSLDILMSTNICQPSEQFKHYLFKELSDAGKDYFNRYIGLVDTLIIRMGIEPTPEMREKDPMIILTNGYPELTLDRPAFKGEPPQFKGLLYTTNMAHEEKRKMYTYNTIHAVYAYLGKQRGYQYIIESIQDEEIQQMAVEGLKESSRALQKEFGYSDEEMKEWNNRVLKNMANPILKDKIDRVGADPIRKLKKEDRLIGPALMCIRNGILPYFLAKTAAAALLFTVEDDPATTIIQKFLRSHPIKEAVREFCQLDREVELIQLIAEQYQKFLNKISLKEDFYKIKKLKDCYEIGFEYEKNYRGCAQCLISTIFKFTGKNNNSLFQSASGLSGGMALCGDGACGGYSGGIMIMGSFIGRRFEMLEVNGDKEAQSQAYQMAQRLHDKFIETYGSVICADIHKQIFGKSFCLRSKEVRKEFEEAGAHLDKCTTVVAMAASWVADILSDEGFL
- a CDS encoding Bacterial extracellular solute-binding protein; its protein translation is MKKSLFILLLITITMGLLLIPGIVSAQNKVIINVLTQPRREWELLEQYLPEFEEKENIDVVFHYFAELERRSKSRLDASTKAGQYQVYYIDEANVAEFAVNNWLIPIKDYYPEEYDFADFSEPLVAVLTFNDITYGTPMTFEGNVMFYRKDLFERDGIAVPQTLDEYLEVVKHFHNPPELYGTAVRGLRGSGMNVWRFSPYLKMFGGQYLDENGVPVFNSPEAVKAVEYYIELIKHSPSPTLSWSDAMDNFNAGKVAIVEYANLKMDYTMDPKGSVVYDKVGYSKPAAGPMGAISNTAVHGLGISVAGCPTEELKVAAGKFIGWFTSKENEIRKVVAGSGLTNARKSTFASPEFAAAYPAEFVEAQVEMMKIQQMCILQIPEWPEIGDYLGVKLEELFTKAYAGQSYDIQAALDDAVAYAKEVLGK